In the Flavobacterium acetivorans genome, one interval contains:
- a CDS encoding RagB/SusD family nutrient uptake outer membrane protein, translating to MKKISKYILLFIAAIAITSCDNYLDVEPIGKVIPETLTDFRAVLTKGYEAYPKHKSLTTLRGDELVLNEYSDDLIYFKDIYTWKDANPDRITTEFQYQDLYNVIFYANVIINEAGKKIADSEDKNQLIGEAHALRAMAYFDLINLFAKPYNSATASTDRGVPIALKIDLEQAYVPESVATVYNQILFDKEEAKNLLNKDTQIKGINYRFSKAALYALESRIYLYQKEWKKAAAAATTALTYNSTLVDLNTNAILPNNYDATESIMALEDVFDNKVKSASYATPALTGVYDRTNDLRFALYFQASGSRFRFKKGGEQNQKCSFRTAELYLTKAETLAQLNNLDEAKTTLLTFIKNRYTQLGFDQLTIDINAMDQAALTDFIYQERQREFAAEGHRWFDLRRTTQKQITHSLEGNDYNLIQNDPRYTLPFPVSARLNNPNL from the coding sequence ATGAAAAAAATATCAAAATACATACTCTTATTTATTGCAGCTATAGCTATTACAAGCTGTGATAATTATCTAGACGTAGAACCGATAGGGAAAGTAATTCCAGAAACATTAACTGATTTTAGAGCCGTATTGACCAAAGGTTACGAAGCCTATCCAAAACATAAATCCTTAACTACTTTGAGAGGTGATGAACTGGTTCTAAATGAATACAGTGATGATCTAATCTATTTTAAGGATATTTATACTTGGAAAGATGCAAATCCGGATCGAATTACTACAGAATTTCAATACCAAGACTTATACAATGTCATCTTTTATGCTAACGTAATTATCAATGAAGCGGGTAAAAAAATTGCCGACTCAGAGGATAAAAACCAATTGATTGGTGAAGCTCATGCACTTAGAGCAATGGCTTATTTTGACCTGATTAACCTATTTGCAAAGCCATACAATTCAGCTACAGCAAGTACAGATAGAGGAGTTCCTATAGCCTTAAAAATAGATTTAGAACAAGCTTATGTTCCGGAAAGTGTAGCCACTGTTTACAACCAGATTCTTTTTGACAAAGAGGAAGCCAAAAATTTGCTAAACAAAGACACCCAAATTAAAGGAATCAACTATCGTTTCTCCAAAGCAGCTCTTTATGCTCTTGAATCGCGTATTTATTTGTATCAAAAAGAATGGAAAAAAGCAGCCGCAGCAGCCACAACTGCTCTTACCTATAACAGTACGCTAGTGGATTTAAATACCAACGCTATTTTGCCAAACAATTATGATGCAACAGAATCGATAATGGCTCTAGAAGATGTTTTTGACAATAAGGTAAAAAGTGCTTCCTATGCCACTCCAGCACTTACTGGAGTTTATGATCGTACTAATGACTTGCGTTTCGCCTTGTATTTCCAAGCCAGCGGAAGTCGATTCCGATTCAAAAAAGGAGGAGAACAAAATCAGAAATGTTCTTTTAGAACTGCTGAATTGTATCTAACAAAAGCCGAAACCTTAGCGCAATTGAATAATTTGGATGAAGCCAAAACGACTCTTTTGACTTTTATCAAAAACAGATATACTCAGCTTGGATTCGATCAATTGACAATTGACATCAACGCTATGGATCAAGCTGCGCTGACCGATTTCATTTATCAAGAAAGACAAAGAGAGTTTGCTGCAGAAGGACACCGCTGGTTTGATTTGAGAAGAACCACTCAAAAACAAATTACCCATAGCCTTGAGGGCAATGATTACAATTTAATTCAAAACGATCCGCGATATACCCTGCCCTTCCCAGTAAGTGCACGATTGAATAATCCCAATCTATAA
- a CDS encoding sensor histidine kinase, with amino-acid sequence MKFTLKNTVSRRTLLVYGIISILLTGISVFILSNLITQITQKSNEEIAQRNFIKKQELVSQELSKFLVQEKQINELLKISQPKELFSNLMVLSSIQATDSLVTNNWFQIDEGKIQLVKNKYSNTLQNNIDTFLVKNGHLDQLSIITLEGKEWVWRNYFKLVSKNKTSIRYGYDVNLKSLHNYFSTIDEKTLNYVFLFDKNGTCIFHPEISFIGKNIFEISSLNASDTIFSKEKDYVKRISLSEYLKLDVIRFTKKLEIAKNQWYISVNFPKIYTDENVNLVKKYATLIYLITTVMLLFIFYLFARANRSAYLEKEELTKEKNSLYLENEKIIKEKALIQLQQLKEQINPHFLFNSLNSLYMLIGNNGKTAQKFTLNLSRIYRYLIDPPEGNIVPLKDELLFIEKYIFLQQTRFKDELFFTIEIEDEAALNKNIPYLSFQIVVENAIKHNLATHEKPLHTQIIIKEKQVMFINNLQKKTNTEPSTKFGINYLQSIYNYYSKNDFEASEKEDTFICILPLIDIHS; translated from the coding sequence TTGAAATTTACACTAAAAAATACGGTATCCAGACGAACGCTCTTAGTTTATGGCATCATCTCCATATTACTTACTGGAATTTCCGTATTTATACTGAGTAATTTGATAACCCAAATTACCCAAAAGTCAAATGAAGAGATCGCTCAACGCAATTTCATCAAAAAACAAGAACTTGTATCTCAGGAATTATCCAAATTTTTAGTTCAGGAAAAACAAATAAACGAGCTTTTAAAAATTAGCCAACCCAAAGAATTGTTTTCTAATTTAATGGTTTTGAGTTCAATTCAAGCTACCGATTCCTTAGTGACAAACAATTGGTTCCAAATAGATGAAGGCAAAATCCAATTGGTAAAAAACAAGTATTCCAACACTTTACAAAATAACATTGATACTTTTTTAGTAAAAAACGGCCATTTAGACCAGCTCAGTATTATAACCTTAGAAGGAAAAGAATGGGTTTGGCGCAATTATTTTAAATTGGTTTCTAAGAATAAAACCAGCATTCGTTACGGTTATGATGTTAATTTAAAGTCTTTGCACAATTATTTCTCTACAATAGATGAAAAAACCCTTAATTATGTGTTTTTATTTGACAAAAATGGAACTTGTATTTTTCATCCTGAAATTTCTTTTATAGGTAAAAATATATTCGAAATTTCCAGTCTCAATGCCTCAGACACCATTTTTAGCAAAGAAAAAGACTATGTAAAAAGAATCTCCCTGTCCGAATATTTAAAATTGGACGTCATCCGATTCACGAAAAAACTTGAAATAGCAAAAAACCAATGGTACATTAGCGTGAATTTTCCTAAAATTTACACTGATGAGAATGTCAATCTGGTAAAAAAATATGCTACCTTGATTTACTTGATTACCACGGTAATGCTTCTTTTTATTTTCTATTTATTTGCAAGGGCAAACCGCAGCGCTTATCTTGAAAAAGAAGAACTCACCAAAGAAAAAAACTCCTTATATCTTGAAAACGAAAAAATAATCAAGGAAAAAGCATTAATACAGCTGCAACAACTAAAAGAACAAATAAACCCTCACTTTTTATTTAATTCCCTAAACTCCCTTTATATGCTGATTGGGAATAACGGAAAAACTGCTCAAAAATTCACCTTGAATTTATCCCGAATTTACCGTTATTTAATTGATCCACCCGAAGGAAACATTGTTCCCCTGAAAGACGAATTATTGTTTATAGAGAAGTACATCTTTTTGCAACAAACCCGCTTTAAGGACGAATTATTTTTTACCATTGAAATTGAGGACGAAGCAGCATTAAACAAAAACATTCCCTATTTGTCTTTTCAGATTGTGGTTGAGAATGCCATTAAACACAATTTGGCCACCCACGAAAAACCGTTGCATACCCAAATCATAATCAAAGAAAAACAGGTAATGTTTATAAACAACCTTCAAAAAAAGACAAATACTGAACCCAGTACCAAGTTTGGTATAAACTACTTACAAAGTATTTACAACTATTACTCCAAGAATGATTTTGAAGCCTCAGAAAAAGAGGATACTTTTATTTGCATTTTGCCATTAATAGACATCCACTCCTAA
- the lpdA gene encoding dihydrolipoyl dehydrogenase translates to MKYDIIVLGSGPGGYVTAIRASQLGFKVAVIEKENLGGVCLNWGCIPTKALLKSAQVFDYLKHASDYGLTVSSFDKDFPAVVQRSRGVAEGMSKGVQFLMKKNKIDVIEGFGKLKPGKKVDVTDKDNKVTEYSADHIIVATGARSRELPNLPQDGVKVIGYRQAMTLPTQPKSMIIVGSGAIGVEFAHFYNSMGTDVTIVEFMPNVVPVEDEDISKQFERSLKKAGIKVMTNSSVERIDTAGAGVKAFVKTAKGEVELEADILLSAVGIKTNIENIGLEEVGIATDRDKILVNAYNQTNVPGYYAIGDVTPGQALAHVASAEGINCVEKIAGMHVEPIDYGNVPGCTYATPEIASVGLTEKQAKEKGYELKIGKFPFSASGKAKAAGTPDGFVKVIFDAKYGEWLGCHMIGAGVTDMIAEAVVARKLETTGHEILKAIHPHPTMSEAVMEAVADAYGEVIHL, encoded by the coding sequence ATGAAATACGATATCATTGTTTTAGGAAGTGGTCCAGGCGGATATGTAACTGCCATTAGAGCGTCACAATTGGGCTTTAAAGTAGCCGTAATTGAAAAAGAAAACTTAGGTGGCGTATGCCTAAACTGGGGATGTATCCCAACTAAAGCTTTACTAAAATCAGCTCAAGTTTTTGATTATCTAAAGCACGCCTCTGATTATGGTTTGACTGTTTCTTCTTTTGATAAAGATTTCCCTGCCGTGGTACAACGCAGCCGTGGTGTTGCTGAAGGAATGAGCAAAGGAGTTCAATTCTTGATGAAAAAAAATAAAATCGACGTAATTGAAGGTTTTGGAAAACTAAAACCTGGAAAAAAAGTTGATGTTACTGACAAAGACAATAAAGTGACTGAATACAGTGCAGATCATATTATTGTTGCCACTGGAGCCCGTTCTCGTGAGTTGCCAAACTTGCCACAAGACGGTGTAAAAGTAATTGGTTACCGTCAAGCAATGACTTTACCAACACAACCAAAATCGATGATCATCGTTGGTTCTGGAGCTATTGGAGTAGAATTTGCTCATTTCTATAACTCAATGGGAACTGATGTAACTATCGTTGAATTTATGCCAAATGTTGTTCCTGTTGAGGACGAAGACATCTCAAAACAATTTGAGCGTTCTTTGAAAAAAGCAGGTATCAAAGTAATGACTAATTCTTCTGTAGAGAGAATTGACACTGCAGGTGCCGGAGTAAAAGCATTTGTAAAAACAGCCAAAGGAGAAGTAGAATTAGAGGCTGATATCTTGTTATCGGCTGTTGGTATCAAAACCAATATTGAAAACATCGGTCTGGAAGAAGTAGGAATTGCCACTGACAGAGATAAAATTTTGGTAAATGCCTATAACCAAACTAATGTTCCAGGTTATTATGCTATTGGAGACGTAACACCTGGGCAAGCATTGGCACACGTAGCTTCTGCCGAAGGAATCAACTGTGTAGAGAAAATTGCAGGAATGCACGTAGAGCCTATCGATTACGGAAACGTACCAGGTTGTACTTATGCGACTCCTGAAATCGCTTCTGTTGGTTTGACAGAAAAGCAAGCCAAAGAAAAAGGATACGAATTAAAAATTGGAAAATTCCCATTCTCAGCATCAGGAAAAGCAAAAGCGGCTGGAACTCCAGACGGATTTGTAAAAGTAATTTTTGATGCTAAATATGGCGAATGGTTAGGATGTCACATGATTGGTGCCGGAGTTACAGATATGATTGCTGAGGCAGTTGTAGCCCGTAAACTGGAAACTACAGGACATGAAATCCTAAAAGCCATTCACCCGCACCCAACAATGAGCGAAGCCGTTATGGAAGCCGTTGCTGATGCTTATGGCGAGGTGATCCATTTGTAA
- a CDS encoding LytR/AlgR family response regulator transcription factor: MKIAIIEDEYLASSYLKSILEQQEIILITQITILKSVKEAVVFFAENNADLAFMDIHLGDGKSLEIFEKTTVSCPVIFITAYDLYAIKVFKHFTIDYLLKPFEEQELLEALIKFKKIKDSFNSDSSLQSLVAIENKEETKIQRHFLVNHGYKLISINETDITFFVASGKHLFIYVNSGNSYLYNNTLKDLIHNLDPALFFKVNRKYIVHRNTIKEVIKLSNQKIELILSVRAVENDSIIVSKKEIAHFKSWLDH, encoded by the coding sequence ATGAAAATTGCCATTATTGAGGATGAGTATCTCGCTTCGAGTTATCTAAAATCAATTTTAGAGCAGCAAGAAATCATTCTGATAACACAAATCACCATTCTAAAATCCGTAAAAGAAGCCGTGGTTTTCTTCGCTGAAAACAATGCAGATTTGGCTTTTATGGATATTCATTTGGGCGATGGAAAAAGCCTTGAAATTTTCGAAAAAACCACTGTTTCCTGCCCCGTAATTTTTATTACCGCCTATGATTTGTATGCGATAAAAGTTTTCAAACACTTCACCATAGACTACCTTTTAAAACCCTTTGAAGAACAGGAATTACTAGAAGCGCTAATAAAATTCAAAAAAATAAAAGACAGTTTCAACAGCGACTCCAGTCTACAATCCCTTGTAGCCATTGAAAATAAAGAAGAAACTAAGATACAGCGCCACTTCCTGGTCAATCACGGCTACAAACTTATTTCGATAAACGAAACTGACATTACCTTTTTCGTGGCATCGGGCAAGCATCTTTTTATTTACGTAAATTCAGGAAACAGCTACTTGTACAACAACACCCTTAAAGACCTGATTCATAATCTAGATCCCGCTCTTTTTTTTAAAGTAAACCGAAAATACATCGTCCACAGAAACACCATCAAAGAAGTGATTAAGCTTTCGAACCAGAAAATAGAATTGATCCTTAGCGTTAGAGCAGTCGAGAATGACTCCATAATCGTGAGTAAAAAAGAAATTGCCCATTTCAAAAGCTGGCTCGATCATTAA
- a CDS encoding zinc-dependent metalloprotease, whose amino-acid sequence MREKAMLRNLKTICLLFLFLLGSSASIFSQKKKRNKKENTTEISKDSSASKKGKKYNDLIKEGTLKKGLFNIIQVKTDVYFEIQDSLFDREFLVVNKLSQVPFQVNDAGLNKGMNYENKIISFYKDDVAKKVWVKSYVPKVSSPKEDAITASVQNNFAESIIEFFDIETKNNDSTSVVVKVNKIFDGKQKSFNDVLSSIGFGGSVKSELSYIESLKSFPKNIVVKSQLTTSVAEGGPALSVTLGVTSNIILLDKIPMKPRFSDNRIGYFTEKHWYFNDAQHAMMAKELITRWRLEPKKEDQEKYLRGELVEPKKPIVYYIDPSTPKQWRQYIIDGVHDWQVAFEKAGFKNAIIAKEPTEADLDFDVDDVRYSVITYAASQKSNAMGPSVVDPRSGEIIEADIIWWHNVMTSLHSWMRIQTGPIDPKARGNKFSDQHMGEAIRFVSSHEVGHTFGLKHNMGSSFAYDVESLRSKDFSAKMGGTAPSIMDYARYNYVAQPEDNVTAITPKIGEYDKYAIEWGYRWYPNEENETSKLNALIGKHQNDPIYFYGEQQDGAKTIDPRSQSEDLGNDAVKASEYGLKNLKRVVNNILDWTYEKDETYYETGKLYIGTIGQWQLYNRHVLNNIGGVYLNVTVHGDNKQSYIPVSSLMQKKAVDYLAKNVLTIPEWLFFNPILDKTNPLKDSPVGPYEYTPYTLSRELQYSLLYDLFSDDRLLRMTENELHQRNGSKEKAFTVNDLFEKVHQAVFAPTKLNKSLSILERMTQKNYIDVLIVSTNKLFEKTDAKKIIDIQQTLSMPNLCNHLNHDQMARNINQSSLKRVTEVTSDKKGELSKVLQLLEIKKNTGDQSTRNHYLDLIQRIKKALNTTL is encoded by the coding sequence ATGAGGGAAAAGGCAATGCTGCGGAACTTAAAAACAATCTGCTTACTATTTTTATTTTTACTGGGATCTTCGGCTTCCATTTTTTCACAAAAGAAAAAGAGAAACAAAAAAGAAAATACCACTGAAATCTCAAAAGACAGTTCTGCTTCAAAAAAAGGAAAAAAATACAATGACCTTATAAAAGAAGGAACGCTAAAAAAAGGATTATTCAATATTATCCAAGTCAAAACCGATGTCTATTTTGAAATCCAAGACAGCTTATTCGACAGGGAATTTCTGGTTGTAAATAAATTATCCCAAGTTCCATTTCAGGTTAATGATGCGGGATTGAATAAAGGAATGAATTATGAAAACAAAATAATCAGTTTTTATAAAGACGACGTAGCCAAGAAAGTATGGGTAAAATCATATGTTCCTAAGGTTTCTTCTCCAAAAGAAGATGCGATAACAGCCTCAGTACAAAATAATTTCGCCGAATCGATTATTGAGTTTTTTGATATTGAAACTAAAAATAACGATTCGACTTCAGTTGTTGTCAAGGTCAATAAAATTTTCGATGGAAAACAAAAAAGTTTTAATGATGTACTGAGTAGCATCGGATTTGGAGGTTCTGTAAAATCGGAGTTATCATACATCGAAAGCTTAAAATCTTTTCCTAAAAATATTGTTGTAAAATCACAACTGACTACTTCAGTTGCCGAAGGCGGTCCAGCCTTATCGGTTACCCTTGGAGTGACGAGCAACATTATTCTATTGGATAAAATTCCTATGAAACCGCGTTTCTCTGATAATCGTATCGGTTATTTCACTGAAAAACACTGGTATTTCAATGATGCTCAACATGCTATGATGGCTAAAGAATTAATTACCCGCTGGCGTTTAGAACCTAAAAAGGAAGATCAGGAAAAATACCTTAGAGGAGAATTGGTTGAACCAAAAAAGCCAATCGTATATTACATTGATCCATCAACACCAAAACAATGGAGACAATACATCATTGATGGAGTTCATGACTGGCAAGTTGCTTTTGAAAAAGCCGGATTTAAAAATGCCATCATCGCCAAAGAACCTACTGAAGCCGATTTGGATTTTGACGTTGACGATGTTCGCTATTCCGTTATCACTTATGCTGCTTCGCAAAAATCAAATGCGATGGGACCTTCTGTAGTGGATCCTAGAAGCGGTGAAATCATAGAAGCCGATATCATTTGGTGGCACAATGTTATGACTTCATTGCACAGTTGGATGCGTATACAAACCGGTCCAATTGACCCGAAGGCCAGAGGAAATAAATTTAGCGACCAACACATGGGAGAAGCCATTCGATTTGTATCCTCACATGAGGTGGGACACACTTTTGGTCTAAAACACAACATGGGCTCCTCTTTTGCTTATGATGTAGAATCTTTGCGTTCTAAAGATTTCTCGGCAAAAATGGGAGGAACTGCTCCTTCGATCATGGATTATGCCCGTTACAATTATGTAGCGCAACCCGAAGATAATGTCACAGCCATTACTCCAAAAATTGGGGAGTACGACAAATACGCCATTGAATGGGGTTACAGATGGTATCCAAATGAGGAAAACGAAACCTCAAAATTGAATGCTTTAATTGGTAAACATCAAAACGATCCGATTTATTTTTACGGGGAGCAACAAGATGGTGCAAAAACAATTGACCCGCGTTCACAATCGGAAGATTTAGGAAATGATGCTGTTAAAGCAAGTGAATATGGTTTAAAAAATTTAAAACGTGTGGTAAACAACATTTTAGATTGGACCTATGAAAAAGATGAAACATACTATGAAACGGGTAAATTATATATTGGTACCATTGGCCAATGGCAATTATACAACCGCCATGTACTAAACAACATTGGAGGTGTTTATCTTAACGTTACAGTTCATGGAGACAACAAACAAAGTTATATTCCCGTTTCCTCTTTAATGCAAAAAAAGGCAGTTGATTATTTAGCCAAAAACGTGCTTACAATTCCGGAGTGGTTGTTTTTCAATCCTATTCTAGACAAAACAAATCCGCTGAAAGATTCTCCTGTAGGGCCTTATGAGTACACCCCATACACCTTGTCAAGAGAATTACAATACAGCCTTTTATACGATTTATTCAGTGATGATCGTTTGCTAAGAATGACTGAAAATGAATTGCACCAACGAAATGGAAGCAAAGAAAAAGCTTTTACCGTAAATGATTTATTTGAAAAAGTACATCAAGCCGTATTTGCGCCAACTAAACTGAACAAATCACTATCGATTTTGGAGCGCATGACTCAAAAGAATTATATAGATGTTCTAATCGTATCGACAAACAAATTGTTTGAAAAAACAGATGCAAAAAAAATAATTGACATCCAACAGACGCTGAGCATGCCTAATTTATGCAATCATCTGAACCATGATCAAATGGCGAGAAATATCAATCAGTCCTCTTTAAAAAGAGTGACGGAAGTTACTTCTGATAAAAAAGGAGAACTTTCTAAGGTGCTTCAATTATTAGAAATCAAAAAGAATACAGGAGATCAATCTACTAGAAATCATTATTTAGACCTTATTCAACGCATCAAAAAAGCATTAAATACCACTTTATAA
- a CDS encoding SusC/RagA family TonB-linked outer membrane protein: protein MRKLLNALLLLLTIAGYAQETRTITGKVIDSQDKLPIPGATIYAENTSVSNSTKQEGVIESASIGTISDIDGNFELKINKEITSLRVSFIGYKPFTLQITAQKNYTISLKSDIDQLQEVVVTGYQKIEKRKLTSAVANVSMADIQQVGVASLDQLLVGQVSGVAVSPGTGAPGAAAKIRIRGTASLSGSQDPLWVLDGLPLESNDVPKNYDKDNIDLLTNYSIAGLNPDDIKDITILKDAAATAIYGARAANGVIVITTKKGRKGNMKINFNTNTFITQKPDFSKLNLMNSSQKVDFELAMASRSDLTYRDNGGEIARILNGSNELEAFRTGGFSALNPNTQQSINALRNNNTNWGNLLYQTAVNTQHGLSLSGGGEKSDYYFSLGVYDEEGATIGTGFNRYNLTLKNNYELTDKLSVGVGFFGAQSNTKSYITDTDGFTNPPNYTRTVNPYLTPLNADGSYNYDKDISGYSDRYVPFNILEERENTSYELKNRAFKAIFDLDYKITHDLKVSSQIGLQLDNTSSEKFADKETYFTRKEREKTRRYSNGGYNYFLPEGGIIQNTNADFFQYNWKTMVNYSTIFNEKHELDIMAGNELRRSYSTTIATKGFGFDPKTLTTTQIIFPNQDYANQAAYQTYKKNQNENAYASFYATAAYTFDKKYTLFGSVRYDGSDLFGVDPKYKYLPLWAASGSWLVSEEEFLKDNPFISNLRLRASYGLQGNIDKGTSPFVVGEHDNATILPGQTEGTIVILSPPNDKLRWEKTENTNLGMDLGLFNNRINIITDVYGRKSSDLIGLRSLPVENGFEFTTLNWAQVTNKGFEIAVATKNIDRPNFKWNTNFNFSHNKSNVDRIEVRSNSYLPSKEGYPVNAVFALKTAGIDENGYPLFVNKKGETVNAQTFFGLYDPFADFFPGEFSQSKLDAEATRDLFTYAGDLDPKFTGGFTNTFKIHDFDLSAATTFNIKQTVVQRPSYNGTTVDRSQNYTTDILNAWSPTNTGSNLPGITSKTSGTGDSWMAYQWFSGGSPIDMYNLLDTWVREMSYMRLSSVRLGYTLPKKTSEKIFVESIRFSAEARNLFVISSDYKGYFDPETFGNIYAQPIPRSFSLGCNITF from the coding sequence ATGAGAAAATTACTAAACGCCTTATTACTGCTGCTCACTATAGCAGGATATGCGCAAGAAACAAGAACCATTACCGGAAAAGTTATTGATTCTCAAGATAAATTACCTATACCCGGCGCAACAATCTATGCTGAAAACACTTCTGTTTCTAATAGCACCAAACAAGAAGGTGTTATTGAAAGCGCCAGCATTGGAACTATTAGCGACATCGATGGAAATTTTGAATTAAAAATAAACAAAGAAATCACAAGTCTTAGAGTGAGCTTCATTGGATACAAACCATTCACATTACAAATAACCGCTCAAAAAAACTACACTATTTCTTTAAAGTCGGATATTGACCAGCTTCAAGAAGTGGTAGTAACGGGTTATCAAAAAATTGAAAAAAGAAAGTTGACCTCTGCCGTGGCTAATGTGTCTATGGCCGACATTCAACAAGTGGGTGTTGCAAGCCTAGATCAGCTACTTGTAGGTCAAGTGAGCGGTGTTGCCGTAAGTCCGGGAACAGGAGCCCCTGGAGCGGCCGCCAAAATAAGAATTCGTGGTACGGCTTCGCTTTCTGGTTCACAAGATCCATTATGGGTATTGGATGGTTTGCCATTAGAAAGCAATGATGTTCCAAAAAATTACGACAAGGATAACATTGATCTATTGACAAATTATTCTATTGCAGGACTAAATCCAGATGACATCAAGGACATCACTATCTTGAAAGATGCTGCTGCTACCGCAATTTATGGTGCAAGAGCTGCAAATGGAGTGATTGTTATTACCACAAAAAAAGGGCGAAAAGGGAATATGAAAATTAATTTCAATACCAATACCTTTATCACTCAAAAACCAGATTTCTCAAAATTGAATTTGATGAACAGTTCTCAAAAAGTAGATTTTGAACTGGCTATGGCGAGTCGTTCTGATTTGACTTACAGAGATAACGGCGGAGAAATCGCTCGAATTTTAAATGGTTCAAATGAATTGGAGGCTTTTAGAACAGGAGGCTTTTCAGCATTGAATCCCAATACGCAACAATCTATCAATGCCTTAAGAAACAATAATACTAATTGGGGCAATCTACTTTATCAAACAGCGGTGAATACGCAGCATGGTTTGAGCCTTTCGGGTGGTGGAGAAAAATCAGATTACTATTTCTCTTTGGGTGTTTATGATGAAGAAGGCGCTACTATAGGAACTGGTTTCAATAGATACAACCTGACCTTAAAAAACAACTACGAATTGACCGATAAATTAAGCGTTGGCGTAGGATTTTTTGGTGCTCAAAGCAATACTAAATCGTATATTACCGATACGGACGGATTTACCAATCCGCCAAATTATACCAGAACCGTTAATCCCTATTTGACTCCTTTGAATGCTGACGGAAGTTACAACTATGATAAAGACATCAGCGGTTATTCTGATCGCTATGTTCCTTTTAACATCTTGGAAGAAAGAGAAAACACCTCTTATGAATTGAAAAACAGAGCTTTTAAAGCTATTTTTGATTTAGATTATAAAATTACCCATGATTTAAAAGTAAGCTCACAAATTGGTTTGCAATTAGACAATACCTCAAGTGAAAAATTTGCTGACAAGGAAACTTACTTTACTCGAAAAGAAAGAGAAAAAACACGCCGTTACAGCAATGGTGGCTACAACTACTTCCTTCCTGAGGGCGGAATTATTCAAAACACTAATGCTGATTTTTTCCAATACAACTGGAAAACGATGGTAAACTACTCTACAATTTTCAATGAAAAACATGAATTAGACATCATGGCAGGAAATGAATTGAGAAGAAGTTACAGCACCACTATTGCAACAAAAGGTTTTGGTTTTGATCCAAAAACATTAACAACAACCCAAATCATCTTCCCAAACCAAGATTACGCAAACCAAGCGGCATATCAAACTTATAAAAAGAATCAAAACGAAAATGCCTATGCTTCGTTTTATGCCACTGCAGCTTATACCTTTGATAAAAAATACACCCTTTTTGGAAGTGTGCGCTATGATGGATCTGACCTATTTGGCGTAGACCCAAAATACAAGTACCTACCACTTTGGGCTGCCTCAGGTTCTTGGTTAGTATCCGAAGAAGAGTTCTTAAAGGATAATCCTTTTATATCTAACCTAAGATTGCGCGCCTCTTATGGTTTACAAGGAAATATAGACAAGGGAACCTCTCCTTTTGTTGTCGGAGAACATGACAATGCAACGATTTTACCAGGTCAAACAGAAGGTACAATTGTAATATTAAGTCCACCAAACGACAAATTGCGTTGGGAAAAAACGGAAAACACCAATCTAGGTATGGATTTGGGTTTATTCAACAATCGAATCAACATCATAACAGATGTATACGGAAGAAAAAGTAGCGATTTAATTGGACTGAGATCCCTTCCCGTAGAAAACGGATTTGAATTTACTACCCTAAACTGGGCACAAGTAACCAATAAAGGTTTTGAAATTGCTGTGGCGACTAAAAACATAGATCGTCCTAATTTTAAATGGAACACTAATTTTAACTTCTCTCACAACAAAAGTAATGTAGACCGCATTGAGGTAAGATCCAACAGCTATTTACCATCTAAAGAAGGCTATCCTGTTAATGCCGTTTTTGCCCTAAAAACAGCGGGAATCGATGAAAATGGCTATCCTTTATTTGTCAATAAAAAAGGAGAAACAGTAAATGCACAAACCTTTTTTGGCTTATACGATCCTTTTGCAGACTTCTTCCCGGGAGAGTTCTCTCAATCAAAACTTGATGCCGAAGCAACCAGAGACTTATTTACCTATGCTGGAGATTTAGATCCTAAATTTACCGGCGGTTTTACCAATACATTTAAAATCCATGATTTCGATCTTTCTGCGGCCACTACTTTCAATATCAAACAAACTGTTGTTCAAAGACCATCTTATAATGGTACAACAGTAGATCGCAGTCAAAACTATACAACGGATATCTTAAATGCTTGGTCACCTACTAATACAGGTTCTAATCTACCTGGTATAACAAGTAAAACTTCGGGAACTGGAGATTCATGGATGGCGTACCAATGGTTTTCTGGTGGAAGCCCAATAGACATGTATAATTTATTGGATACTTGGGTTAGAGAAATGAGTTATATGAGATTGAGCAGTGTGCGTTTGGGTTACACTTTACCTAAAAAAACCAGCGAAAAAATATTTGTAGAAAGCATTCGTTTTAGTGCCGAAGCCAGAAACCTTTTTGTTATCAGCTCTGATTACAAAGGATATTTTGACCCGGAAACTTTTGGAAACATCTACGCACAACCTATTCCAAGATCATTCTCTTTAGGATGTAACATAACTTTTTAA